A stretch of Henckelia pumila isolate YLH828 chromosome 4, ASM3356847v2, whole genome shotgun sequence DNA encodes these proteins:
- the LOC140894745 gene encoding DEAD-box ATP-dependent RNA helicase 7-like has translation MPSIALPESQSSSKMKKLNKAEALSVDGDDFVKQKMKKEKKSTNNTKPISEPGPDDFNSHIVLKKSKEKKRKALEIEMDDSVEERSETSSEIGEPVNDLGKKKKKMKLNEEEEEENPNAVKNFRISEPLREALKKKGIESLFPIQAMTFNTIFDGSDLVGRARTGQGKTLAFVLPILESLTNGPAKASRKAGYGRAPSVLVLLPTRELATQVFSDFEVYGGAIGLNSCCLYGGSPYQPQQIQLKRGVDIVVGTPGRIKDHIERGNLDFGALKFRVLDEADEMLRMGFVEDVELILGKVADASKVQTLLFSATVPDWVKKIATKFLKPDKKTADLVGNEKMKASTNVRHIVLPCSSSARSQLIPDVISCYSSGGRTIIFTETKDSASTLAGLLPGARALHGDIQQATREVTLSGFRSGKFLTLVATNVAARGLDIDDVQLIIQCEPPRDVEAYIHRSGRTGRAGKSGVAVMLYDPRKSNFSRIERESGVKFEHISAPQPADIAKVAGADAAEKITEISDSVIPVFKAAAEELLNSSNLSPTELLAKALAKAAGYTEIKSRSLLTSMENCVTVLLECGKPIYSQSFAYGVLRRFLPEEKVESIKGLSLTSNGNGAVFDVAADDLDIFLAGKENAAGVSLEVVKSLPSLQQREQARGVRFGGGGGRGGSFSDRRNGGFSRRNGGFSNRGGGQGRGRNTGRKW, from the exons ATGCCTTCTATTGCTTTACCAGAATCACAGTCTTCCTCCAAGATGAAGAAATTGAACAAAGCTGAAGCTTTGTCCGTGGATGGTGATGATTTCGTTAAGCAAAAGATGAAGAAAGAGAAAAAATCCACCAACAATACGAAACCAATCTCCGAGCCGGGCCCTGATGATTTTAATTCCCATATCGTTCTGAAAAAGAGCAAAGAGAAGAAGCGGAAAGCTTTGGAGATTGAGATGGACGATAGCGTGGAGGAGAGGAGCGAGACTAGCTCGGAGATCGGCGAACCCGTGAATGATTTGGgtaagaagaaaaagaagatgaAATTGAACgaggaggaggaggaagagAATCCTAACGCGGTGAAGAATTTCCGGATTTCTGAGCCACTGAGGGAGGCTTTGAAGAAAAAGGGGATCGAGTCGCTGTTTCCTATTCAGGCGATGACATTCAATACTATTTTTGATGGCTCAGATTTGGTTGGAAGGGCACGCACTGGTCAG GGTAAAACATTGGCGTTTGTGTTACCAATATTGGAATCATTGACAAATGGACCTGCAAAAGCATCACGGAAGGCCGGATATGGAAGGGCACCTAGCGTTCTTGTGCTTTTACCCACCAGGGAATTGGCAACACAG GTATTTTCTGACTTTGAAGTCTATGGTGGGGCAATAGGGTTGAATTCATGTTGCTTGTATGGGGGTTCTCCCTACCAGCCACAACAGATTCAATTGAAAAGAGGTGTCGATATAGTTGTTGGTACTCCAGGTCGCATCAAG GATCACATAGAGAGGGGAAATCTTGATTTCGGGGCTCTTAAATTCCGAGTGCTTGATGAAGCTGATGAAATGTTGAGGATGGGCTTCGTTGAAGATGTTGAGCTTATTTTAG gCAAGGTAGCAGATGCCAGTAAAGTCCAGACACTTCTGTTTAGTGCCACTGTACCGGACTGGGTGAAGAAG ATCGCTACTAAATTCTTGAAACCAGATAAGAAGACTGCTGACCTTGTTGGCAATGAGAAAATGAAGGCTAGCACCAATGTGAGACATATTGTTCTTCCTTGTTCAAGTTCTGCCAGGTCACAGCTTATTCCAGATGTCATTAGTTGCTACAGTAG TGGAGGACGCACTATTATTTTCACGGAGACAAAGGATTCCGCGTCAACACTTGCTGGATTACTGCCTGGAGCTCGTGCTTTGCATGGTGACATACAACAGGCCACACGTGAG GTCACACTCTCTGGATTTAGGTCAGGCAAGTTTTTAACACTCGTTGCTACCAATGTTGCAGCACGTGGATTGGATATTGATGATGTCCAGTTAATCATTCAG TGTGAGCCTCCTCGTGATGTAGAGGCATACATTCATCGATCTGGAAGAACAGGGAGAGCGG GCAAATCTGGTGTTGCTGTAATGCTGTATGATCCCAGGAAATCAAACTTTTCTAGGATTGAAAGAGAATCAGGTGTCAAATTCGAACACATTTCTGCTCCACAGCCAGCAGATATAGCTAAAGTTGCTGGTGCAGATGCTGCTGAAAAAATTACTGAGATCTCTGATAG TGTCATTCCAGTTTTCAAAGCTGCTGCTGAAGAGCTGCTGAATTCATCTAATTTATCACCAACAGAACTACTTGCTAAGGCACTGGCCAAGGCTGCT GGTTATACTGAGATCAAGAGTCGATCGCTGCTCACTTCAATGGAGAACTGTGTCACTGTTCTCCTTGAATGTGGAAAGCCCATTTACTCGCAGTC TTTTGCATATGGGGTTCTACGGAGATTTTTGCCTGAAGAGAAGGTCGAGTCAATTAAAGGACTTTCTTTAACATCTAATGGGAATGGTGCAGTGTTTGATGTGGCTGCTGATGACCTGGACATTTTCCTTGCTG GTAAGGAGAATGCCGCTGGAGTGAGTTTAGAGGTGGTGAAATCTTTGCCAAGTTTGCAACAAAGAGAACAGGCAAGAGGCGTAAGATTTGGAGGAGGTGGTGGCCGAGGAGGCAGCTTCTCAGATAGGAGAAATGGTGGATTTTCTAGGAGAAATGGTGGATTTTCCAATAGAGGTGGAGGACAAGGTCGGGGAAGAAATACTGGCCGCAAATGGTGA
- the LOC140867844 gene encoding probable CCR4-associated factor 1 homolog 6 translates to MVLLPETESIEVRDVWEYNLEEEFEFIQNIVDEYPYVAMDTEFPGLAMKPLAAEVTDPLDHQYKQVKLNVDHLKMIQLGLTFSDADGNLPHRDKFRSCVWQFNFREFNPMHDMHAIDSIALLNQGGIQFERNIQEGVSSRRFGELLMSSGVVLRDNMCWVTFHSVFDFGFLLKLLTCQKLPDTRAGFYELLRIFFPVLYDVKYLMQFCGMHGGLNKVARLLMVERVGVSHQAGSDSLVTVRVFKNLKDNNFGGKMGRYAGVLYGFDVDN, encoded by the coding sequence ATGGTGCTTTTGCCCGAAACGGAGTCCATTGAAGTGAGGGACGTTTGGGAGTACAATTTGGAGGAAGAATTCGAGTTTATTCAAAATATCGTGGATGAATACCCCTACGTTGCCATGGATACAGAGTTCCCGGGACTTGCCATGAAACCCCTGGCGGCAGAGGTCACAGACCCCCTTGATCACCAGTACAAACAAGTGAAACTCAATGTTGATCATTTGAAGATGATCCAATTAGGCCTCACTTTCTCCGACGCCGACGGAAATCTACCCCATCGCGACAAGTTCAGGTCCTGTGTCTGGCAGTTCAACTTCCGGGAATTCAATCCGATGCATGATATGCATGCTATCGATTCGATAGCGTTGCTGAACCAGGGCGGCATTCAGTTCGAAAGAAACATCCAAGAGGGTGTCAGCTCCCGTCGATTCGGGGAGCTCTTGATGTCCTCTGGGGTTGTTTTGAGAGACAACATGTGTTGGGTTACATTCCACAGTGTTTTTGATTTTGGGTTCTTGCTGAAGCTGCTGACTTGCCAGAAGTTGCCTGATACTCGGGCAGGATTCTACGAGTTGCTTCGGATATTCTTTCCGGTGTTGTACGATGTCAAATATTTGATGCAGTTTTGTGGTATGCACGGTGGATTAAACAAGGTGGCTAGGCTTTTGATGGTGGAGAGGGTCGGGGTCAGTCACCAGGCCGGATCGGATAGCTTGGTTACGGTTCGCGTGTTCAAGAATTTGAAGGACAACAACTTTGGAGGCAAAATGGGGAGATATGCTGGGGTTTTGTATGGTTTTGATGTTGATAATTGA
- the LOC140862027 gene encoding DEAD-box ATP-dependent RNA helicase 7-like, whose translation MFIYSSTCSVIPVFKAATEELLNSSNLSPTELLAKALAKAAGYIEIKSRLLLTSMENCVTVLLECGKPIYLQSVAYGVLRRFLPEEKVESIKGLSLTSNANGAVFDVAADDLDIFLAGKENAAGVSLEVVKSLPSSQQREQARGVRFGVGGGRGGSFSDRRNGGFSRRNGGFSNRGGGQGRGRNTGR comes from the exons ATGTTCATATACTCTTCAACTTGCAGTGTCATTCCGGTTTTCAAAGCTGCTACTGAAGAGCTGCTGAATTCATCTAATTTATCACCAACGGAACTACTTGCTAAGGCACTGGCCAAGGCTGCT GGTTATATTGAGATCAAGAGTCGATTGCTGCTCACTTCAATGGAGAACTGTGTCACTGTTCTCCTTGAATGTGGAAAGCCCATTTACTTGCAGTC TGTTGCATATGGGGTTCTACGGAGATTTTTGCCTGAAGAGAAGGTAGAGTCAATTAAAGGACTTTCTTTAACATCTAATGCGAATGGTGCAGTGTTTGATGTGGCTGCTGATGACCTGGACATTTTCCTTGCTG GTAAGGAGAATGCCGCTGGAGTGAGTTTAGAGGTGGTGAAATCTTTGCCAAGTTCGCAACAAAGAGAACAGGCAAGAGGCGTAAGATTTGGAGTAGGTGGTGGCCGAGGAGGCAGCTTCTCAGATAGGAGAAATGGTGGATTTTCTAGGAGAAATGGTGGATTTTCCAATAGAGGTGGAGGACAAGGTCGGGGAAGAAATACTGGCCGCTAA
- the LOC140862028 gene encoding probable CCR4-associated factor 1 homolog 6, whose product MVLLPETESIEVRDVWEYNLEEEFEFIRNIVDEYPYVAMDTEFPGLAMKPLAAEVTDPLDHQYKQVKLNVDHLNMIQLGLTFSDADGNLPHRDKFRSCVWQFNFREFNPMHDMHAIDSIALLNQGGIQFKRNIQEGVSSRRFGELLMSSGVVLRDIMCWVTFHSVFDFGFLLKLLTCRKLPDTRAGFYELLRIFFPVLYDVKYLMQFCGMHGGLNKVARLLMVERAGVSHQAGSDSLVTVRVFKNLKDNNFGGKMGRYDGVLYGFDVDNSVKR is encoded by the coding sequence ATGGTGCTTTTGCCCGAAACGGAGTCCATTGAAGTGAGGGACGTTTGGGAGTACAATTTGGAGGAAGAATTCGAGTTTATTCGAAATATCGTGGATGAATACCCCTACGTTGCCATGGATACAGAGTTCCCGGGACTTGCCATGAAACCCCTGGCGGCAGAGGTCACAGACCCCCTTGATCACCAGTACAAACAAGTGAAACTCAATGTTGAtcatttgaatatgatccaatTAGGCCTCACTTTCTCCGACGCCGACGGAAATCTACCCCATCGCGACAAGTTCAGGTCCTGTGTCTGGCAGTTCAACTTCCGGGAATTCAATCCGATGCATGATATGCATGCTATCGATTCGATAGCGTTGCTGAACCAGGGCGGCATTCAGTTCAAAAGAAACATCCAAGAGGGTGTCAGCTCCCGTCGATTCGGGGAGCTCTTGATGTCCTCTGGGGTTGTTTTGAGAGACATCATGTGTTGGGTTACATTCCACAGTGTTTTTGATTTTGGGTTCTTGCTGAAGCTGCTGACTTGCCGGAAGTTGCCTGATACTCGGGCAGGATTCTACGAGTTGCTCCGGATATTCTTTCCCGTGCTGTACGATGTCAAATATTTGATGCAGTTTTGTGGTATGCACGGTGGATTAAACAAGGTGGCTAGGCTTTTGATGGTGGAGAGGGCCGGGGTCAGTCACCAGGCCGGATCGGATAGCTTGGTTACGGTTCGCGTGTTCAAGAATTTGAAGGACAACAACTTTGGAGGCAAAATGGGGAGATATGATGGGGTTTTGTATGGTTTTGATGTTGATAATTCAGTGAAAAGATAA